One window of Corynebacterium doosanense CAU 212 = DSM 45436 genomic DNA carries:
- the erm gene encoding 23S ribosomal RNA methyltransferase Erm — MSAYSHGRHEHGQNFLTDSQVIASVLRRVEATTGPIVEIGPGSGALTRPLLRTGRPLTAVEIDPKLAKSLRRVLDPTVTVINDDFLRYRLPTHPHVIVGNIPFHITTAILRRLMRAPAWTDAVLLMQWEVARRRAGVGASTMMTAQWAPWFTFELGERVPRAAFEPRPSVDGGILHIRRRSTPLVPTGKRKSFHALVHAVYTGRGRGVVEIVTRARILPSRQAARAWAERSGVRPTMLPSDLSVAQMVSLFESGG; from the coding sequence TTGTCTGCATATTCCCACGGCCGTCATGAACACGGCCAGAATTTCCTTACCGATTCCCAGGTCATCGCCTCTGTATTGAGGCGCGTGGAGGCTACCACCGGCCCCATAGTTGAGATAGGGCCCGGCAGCGGCGCGCTAACTCGTCCACTACTCCGCACAGGACGGCCCCTCACTGCCGTGGAGATCGATCCCAAGCTGGCAAAGTCGCTGCGTCGCGTGCTTGACCCCACTGTCACCGTCATCAATGACGACTTCCTGCGATACCGCCTGCCTACGCACCCCCATGTGATCGTGGGCAACATCCCCTTTCACATCACAACCGCCATACTGCGGCGCCTCATGCGCGCTCCTGCCTGGACCGATGCCGTTCTCCTCATGCAATGGGAGGTTGCCCGCCGACGTGCCGGCGTCGGAGCTTCGACCATGATGACGGCCCAGTGGGCACCGTGGTTCACCTTTGAGCTTGGCGAACGAGTCCCCCGGGCGGCGTTCGAACCCCGCCCCAGTGTGGATGGCGGCATTCTGCACATCCGGCGCCGGTCAACACCTCTGGTGCCAACTGGAAAGCGCAAGTCGTTCCACGCCCTCGTACACGCCGTCTATACGGGGCGAGGTCGCGGTGTCGTGGAAATCGTGACACGAGCGAGAATCCTCCCCTCACGTCAGGCGGCGCGGGCGTGGGCTGAGAGATCTGGAGTTCGCCCCACCATGCTTCCTTCCGACCTGTCCGTGGCACAGATGGTCAGCCTCTTCGAGAGTGGGGGGTAA
- a CDS encoding 1,4-dihydroxy-2-naphthoyl-CoA synthase: MTYSTEQPFDPEQWRVVEGFEGLTDITYHRHVGASRKDGIVRIAFDRPEVRNAFRPHSVDELYRALDHARRDASVGVVLLTGNGPSEKDGGWAFCSGGDQRIRGRSGYQYAEGETSETVDVNRAKAEGGRLHILEVQRLIRTMPKLVIAVVNGWAAGGGHSLHVVCDLTIASRQEARFKQTDADVGSFDAGYGSAYLAKMVGQKNAREIFFLGRTYSAEDMHRMGAVNIVADHGQLEEEAIQAAREINGKSPQAQRMLKFAFNLADDGLMGQQVFAGEATRLAYMTDEAVEGKEAFLEKREPNWDEFPFYY; the protein is encoded by the coding sequence ATGACCTACAGCACCGAGCAACCGTTTGATCCCGAGCAGTGGCGTGTCGTCGAGGGCTTCGAGGGCCTCACCGACATCACCTATCACCGGCACGTGGGCGCCTCCCGCAAGGACGGCATCGTGCGCATTGCCTTCGACCGCCCCGAGGTGCGTAACGCCTTCCGCCCGCACAGCGTGGACGAGCTCTACCGGGCGCTGGACCACGCGCGTCGCGACGCGTCGGTCGGCGTGGTTCTCCTCACCGGCAACGGCCCCAGCGAGAAGGACGGCGGCTGGGCCTTCTGCTCGGGCGGCGACCAGCGCATCCGCGGCCGCTCGGGTTACCAGTACGCCGAGGGGGAGACCTCGGAGACGGTGGACGTCAACCGCGCGAAGGCCGAGGGTGGGCGGCTGCACATCCTCGAGGTGCAGCGGCTGATCCGCACCATGCCGAAGTTGGTCATCGCCGTGGTCAATGGCTGGGCCGCCGGCGGCGGGCATTCCCTGCATGTGGTCTGTGACCTCACCATCGCCTCCCGGCAGGAGGCGCGGTTCAAACAGACCGACGCTGACGTGGGATCCTTCGACGCCGGTTACGGCTCGGCCTACCTGGCCAAGATGGTCGGCCAGAAGAATGCCCGCGAGATCTTCTTCCTGGGCCGCACGTACTCGGCCGAGGACATGCACCGCATGGGCGCGGTCAACATCGTGGCCGATCACGGTCAGCTGGAGGAGGAGGCGATCCAGGCTGCGCGGGAGATCAACGGGAAGTCTCCGCAGGCCCAGCGCATGCTGAAGTTCGCCTTCAACCTCGCCGACGACGGGCTCATGGGCCAGCAGGTCTTCGCCGGAGAGGCGACCCGCCTGGCGTACATGACGGACGAGGCGGTGGAGGGCAAGGAGGCGTTCCTGGAGAAGCGCGAGCCCAACTGGGACGAGTTCCCGTTCTATTACTAG
- a CDS encoding Type 1 glutamine amidotransferase-like domain-containing protein — translation MKLLLTSMGHELVGELVSGRIAYVSDAARSFADLPEHAEWVNVERDMLRAAGLEIVELPLAETSPQETDRILSEVDAVYVAGGETFDLLWVLRSTGNDEVLLRHVRAGLTYVGCSAGSVIAGPSIEPVSLLDSPSKAPELTDYTGLGLTEHVVIPHAGGTAPPFPIEVFAETVRQYGEAWPLVLLRDGQALLIDDTGTRLV, via the coding sequence ATGAAGCTTCTTCTCACCTCCATGGGCCATGAACTTGTCGGAGAGCTGGTCTCGGGCCGCATCGCGTACGTCTCCGATGCGGCACGATCCTTCGCGGATCTCCCGGAACACGCCGAGTGGGTCAACGTCGAACGTGACATGCTGCGCGCGGCGGGTCTGGAAATCGTGGAGCTGCCGCTGGCTGAGACCTCTCCCCAGGAGACCGACCGTATCCTCTCCGAAGTCGATGCCGTCTACGTCGCCGGCGGGGAAACCTTCGACCTGCTGTGGGTGCTGCGCTCCACGGGCAACGACGAGGTGCTGCTCCGGCACGTCCGTGCCGGGCTGACGTACGTCGGCTGCAGCGCCGGGTCGGTCATCGCCGGGCCGAGTATCGAACCGGTGAGCCTGCTGGATTCGCCGTCGAAGGCACCCGAGCTGACCGATTACACGGGGCTGGGACTCACCGAACACGTGGTCATCCCGCACGCCGGCGGGACCGCCCCGCCCTTCCCCATTGAGGTGTTCGCCGAGACCGTCCGCCAGTACGGAGAGGCATGGCCGCTGGTGCTGCTTCGCGACGGCCAGGCCCTGCTCATCGACGACACCGGCACCCGCCTGGTGTGA
- a CDS encoding o-succinylbenzoate synthase, whose amino-acid sequence MAVKFRGVTTREALLIDGPAGWGEFSPFLEYGPQESSAWLRAGIEAAYQGFPEPKRAKIEVNATIPAVGPGEVEDVIARYPGCRVFKVKAAEPGQSLADDIARVQAVRDIVPRAKIRVDANTNWSVAQAVEAAKSLGPLDYMEQPVATIDELREVRMTLQRSGVFCRVAADESIRKESDPYLVAEKQAADVAVVKVAPLGGVRRTIDLAADLHERWMDITVASALDTAVGINAGLAAVAALPGFEDDEGIDVTPNAAGLATQRLFAEDVTEPRELIDGFFDVTPQTPDAARLAELAAPAARRDWWFDRVRETHGHLHSRQ is encoded by the coding sequence ATGGCCGTGAAATTCCGCGGCGTGACCACCCGCGAGGCGCTGCTCATCGACGGCCCCGCCGGCTGGGGCGAGTTCTCGCCCTTCCTCGAGTACGGCCCGCAGGAGTCCTCCGCGTGGCTGCGCGCCGGGATCGAGGCCGCCTACCAGGGTTTTCCGGAACCCAAGCGCGCAAAAATAGAGGTCAACGCCACCATCCCCGCCGTCGGGCCCGGTGAGGTCGAGGACGTCATCGCCCGCTACCCGGGCTGCCGGGTGTTCAAGGTCAAGGCCGCGGAGCCGGGGCAGAGCCTCGCAGACGACATCGCCCGGGTACAGGCCGTCCGGGACATCGTCCCCCGGGCGAAGATCCGCGTCGACGCCAACACCAACTGGAGTGTGGCGCAGGCGGTGGAGGCCGCGAAGTCCCTGGGCCCGCTCGACTACATGGAGCAGCCCGTCGCCACCATCGACGAGCTTCGCGAGGTACGCATGACCCTCCAACGCTCCGGCGTCTTCTGCCGCGTGGCCGCGGACGAATCCATTCGCAAGGAATCCGACCCCTACCTCGTGGCCGAGAAGCAGGCGGCGGACGTCGCGGTGGTCAAGGTCGCCCCCCTCGGGGGTGTGCGCCGGACCATTGATCTGGCCGCGGACCTGCACGAACGATGGATGGACATCACGGTCGCATCCGCCCTGGACACGGCCGTGGGCATCAACGCCGGCCTCGCCGCAGTGGCCGCGCTCCCGGGTTTCGAGGACGACGAGGGCATCGACGTCACCCCGAACGCCGCGGGTCTGGCCACCCAGCGCCTGTTCGCCGAGGACGTCACCGAGCCGCGCGAGCTCATCGACGGCTTCTTCGATGTCACCCCGCAGACACCCGACGCTGCCCGCCTGGCCGAGCTCGCCGCGCCTGCCGCGCGCCGGGACTGGTGGTTCGACCGCGTGCGCGAGACGCACGGGCACCTACACTCGCGGCAATGA
- a CDS encoding excinuclease ABC subunit UvrA, with the protein MIKVRDAHLHNLRHVSVELPRNQLVAVTGVSGSGKSSLAFGTIHGEAQRRYFESVAPFARRLIGSATDPKVEAIEGLPPSVALQQNTSAGGARSTVGTVSTMSNTVRLLYSRVGDYPAGQDIIYSDGFSPNTQAGMCPDCQGTGVIHEPTEESMVPDPSISINDGAIRAWPGAWAGKNFRDILDVLGIPMDTPWREIPRETRDWILFTDEEPVVTVKPERGSDQVTKEYQGRWRSVAKYLRRTFAETESDTLRRRTVSFMEAATCPTCGGRRLTPEALAVTYLGMPIDEFSARTLTQLKELIDARLNTSHEAERLLLQSLAPILESSLELGLGHLSLDRPARTLSAGELQRIRLAAQLRTGLFGVLYVLDEPSAGLHPVEREAVTRIARRFIDQGNSVILVEHDMDLVAGADWLVDVGPAAGEGGGEIIYSGPMAERSGDSPTMRALAKRTIDPKATPRKASGQLELRGVRSHTVDGLDVAFGLGQFTAIAGVSGSGKTTLLRAVAEVLSSRDAGMDEDTEPTGQSVENHSGADAVDRLVSITQKPIGRTPRSCLATYTGLFDRVRKLFAATPEAKSRGWGVGRFSYNVKQGQCPTCGGEGQIEVELVFLPGSYSTCPTCEGRRYNDETLEVTWHDLSIADVLNLTVNEAAEVFADEDAVARSIRALQAVGLGYLRLGQGAPELSGGEAQRIKLATELQRSRRGHTVYLLDEPTTGLHPADAALLVTELERLVDAGETVILVEHDLATIARADRVIEMGPGAGFDGGRIVADATPAALASADTPTGQAINQRT; encoded by the coding sequence ATGATCAAGGTCCGCGACGCCCACCTGCACAATCTCCGACACGTCAGCGTAGAACTCCCGAGAAACCAGCTGGTCGCTGTGACGGGGGTGTCGGGCTCGGGCAAGTCGAGCCTGGCGTTCGGCACCATCCACGGCGAGGCCCAGCGTCGATATTTCGAATCCGTCGCCCCGTTCGCCCGCCGACTCATCGGCTCGGCGACCGATCCCAAGGTCGAGGCCATCGAGGGCCTGCCGCCGTCGGTGGCCCTCCAGCAGAACACCAGCGCCGGCGGCGCGCGTTCCACGGTGGGCACCGTCTCCACCATGTCCAACACGGTCCGGCTCCTGTACTCGCGGGTGGGGGACTACCCGGCGGGCCAGGACATCATCTATTCGGACGGTTTCAGCCCTAACACGCAGGCGGGCATGTGCCCCGACTGTCAGGGAACCGGGGTCATTCATGAGCCGACGGAAGAAAGTATGGTGCCCGATCCGTCGATAAGCATCAATGACGGCGCCATCCGGGCCTGGCCCGGCGCGTGGGCGGGCAAGAACTTCCGGGACATCCTCGATGTACTGGGCATTCCCATGGACACGCCGTGGCGGGAGATCCCCCGTGAGACCCGCGACTGGATCCTCTTCACCGACGAGGAGCCCGTGGTCACCGTCAAGCCCGAGCGCGGTTCCGACCAGGTGACCAAGGAGTACCAGGGGCGGTGGCGCTCGGTGGCGAAGTACCTGCGCCGCACGTTCGCGGAGACGGAGTCGGACACGCTGCGCCGCCGCACGGTCTCGTTCATGGAGGCCGCCACCTGTCCCACGTGCGGCGGCCGCCGCCTCACCCCGGAAGCGCTGGCGGTGACGTACCTGGGCATGCCCATCGACGAGTTCTCCGCACGCACGCTCACGCAGCTGAAGGAGCTTATCGACGCCCGCCTCAACACATCGCACGAAGCAGAGCGGCTGTTGCTCCAGTCCCTTGCCCCGATCCTCGAGTCGAGCCTGGAACTCGGCCTCGGTCACCTGTCGCTGGATCGCCCGGCCCGGACGCTGTCGGCCGGTGAACTGCAGCGCATCCGCCTGGCCGCGCAGCTGCGCACCGGGCTGTTCGGCGTGCTCTACGTGCTGGACGAGCCGTCCGCTGGGCTGCACCCGGTGGAGCGCGAGGCCGTCACGAGGATCGCCCGGCGGTTCATCGACCAGGGCAACAGCGTCATCCTCGTCGAACACGACATGGATCTGGTCGCCGGGGCGGACTGGCTCGTGGACGTCGGGCCGGCCGCCGGTGAGGGTGGCGGCGAGATCATTTACTCCGGACCGATGGCCGAGCGAAGCGGGGATTCGCCGACGATGCGGGCCCTGGCCAAGCGCACGATCGACCCGAAAGCCACACCGCGAAAGGCGTCCGGCCAGCTGGAGCTGCGCGGGGTGCGCTCCCACACCGTCGACGGGTTGGACGTCGCCTTCGGGCTGGGGCAGTTCACGGCCATCGCCGGGGTCTCCGGCTCGGGCAAAACCACCCTGCTCAGGGCGGTGGCCGAGGTACTCAGCTCGCGCGACGCCGGGATGGACGAGGACACCGAGCCGACCGGGCAGAGCGTGGAGAATCACTCCGGCGCGGATGCCGTTGACCGGCTCGTGAGCATCACGCAGAAACCCATCGGGCGCACGCCGCGCTCGTGTCTGGCCACCTACACCGGCCTGTTCGACCGGGTGCGCAAGCTCTTCGCGGCGACCCCGGAGGCGAAGTCGCGCGGCTGGGGAGTCGGCCGGTTCTCCTACAACGTCAAGCAGGGGCAGTGCCCCACCTGCGGCGGCGAGGGGCAGATCGAGGTCGAGCTGGTGTTCCTCCCGGGGTCGTACTCCACCTGCCCGACCTGCGAGGGAAGACGCTACAACGACGAGACCCTGGAGGTGACCTGGCACGACCTGAGCATCGCCGACGTACTGAACCTCACTGTCAACGAGGCCGCCGAGGTCTTCGCCGATGAGGATGCGGTGGCCCGGTCGATCCGTGCGCTGCAGGCCGTGGGGCTGGGGTACCTCCGCCTCGGGCAGGGTGCGCCGGAGCTGTCCGGCGGCGAGGCCCAGCGCATCAAACTCGCCACCGAGCTCCAGCGCTCCCGGCGCGGACACACCGTCTACCTGCTGGATGAGCCCACGACCGGGCTGCACCCCGCCGATGCCGCGTTGCTGGTCACGGAGCTGGAGCGGCTCGTTGACGCAGGTGAGACGGTCATTCTGGTGGAACACGACCTGGCCACCATCGCCCGCGCCGACCGTGTCATCGAGATGGGCCCGGGCGCCGGTTTCGACGGCGGGCGCATCGTCGCGGACGCCACCCCGGCTGCCCTCGCTTCGGCGGACACCCCGACGGGCCAAGCAATTAACCAGAGAACTTAG
- the menD gene encoding 2-succinyl-5-enolpyruvyl-6-hydroxy-3-cyclohexene-1-carboxylic-acid synthase — MSQPASIVLAQALAAQLSRHLTDVVLCPGSRNSPLSLALIAQQRLRVHTRIDERSAAFLALGMARVQGRHVAVVTTSGTAVANCLPAMVESAHSHTPLLMISADRPRRLVGTGASQTIEQVGIFGTVAETIQVEETSDISRVAQALTRETTVHVNVALDTPLVGEELPEGDTARVMRLAPFNPRVDHGEVELDLTRDTLVIAGDEAWEVVGLEDVPTIAEPTAPAPFRPVHPLAAAIFLRGEISTSGSSTYAEYVARTKPEQIVVVGHPTLHRPVLQLLADPDIEVTVLTRTSTITDPAGNAAHVGSRVKVTGQPRKQWLSLCAEAAQLAADTVREALADESHGFTGLHVAAALTDGLGVGDTVVLGASNPVRDASLAGLPFGGLDTFAPRGAAGIDGTVSQAVGVALATQSRDPEAVRAPRTVALLGDVTFLHDVGGLLIGPEQPTPENLTIVVANDDGCGIFESLEIGAEGLRDSFEQAFGTPHGMDLAALCDAYGVRHRAVDTLPELIMTLEDSVEEPAGFQVIEAVTTRGTRRALDAALSL, encoded by the coding sequence ATGTCCCAACCTGCTTCGATCGTTCTCGCCCAGGCCCTCGCGGCGCAGTTGTCCCGCCATCTCACGGACGTGGTGCTCTGCCCCGGTTCCCGCAATTCTCCGCTGTCCCTGGCGCTCATCGCGCAGCAGAGGCTACGGGTGCATACGCGTATCGACGAGCGTTCAGCCGCCTTCCTCGCCCTCGGCATGGCGCGGGTCCAGGGTCGGCATGTCGCTGTGGTCACCACGTCCGGCACGGCGGTCGCCAACTGCCTCCCCGCGATGGTCGAGTCGGCACACAGCCACACGCCGTTGCTGATGATCAGCGCGGACCGCCCGCGTCGACTGGTGGGCACGGGCGCGTCGCAGACCATTGAGCAGGTGGGAATCTTCGGGACCGTCGCGGAGACGATCCAGGTGGAGGAGACCTCCGACATCTCCCGGGTCGCGCAGGCGCTGACCAGGGAGACGACGGTGCACGTCAACGTCGCCCTCGATACGCCGCTTGTCGGCGAGGAGCTGCCCGAGGGTGACACCGCCCGGGTCATGCGGCTCGCGCCCTTCAATCCCCGGGTCGACCACGGTGAGGTCGAGCTCGACCTCACCCGGGACACCCTGGTCATCGCCGGCGACGAGGCCTGGGAGGTCGTGGGGCTGGAGGACGTGCCCACGATCGCCGAGCCCACCGCCCCGGCGCCGTTTCGGCCGGTGCATCCGTTGGCCGCGGCGATCTTCCTGCGCGGCGAGATCTCCACGTCCGGGTCCAGCACCTACGCGGAGTACGTGGCCAGGACCAAACCCGAGCAGATCGTGGTCGTCGGCCATCCCACGCTCCACCGCCCGGTGCTGCAGCTGCTCGCTGACCCGGACATCGAGGTCACCGTGCTCACCCGCACGTCCACGATTACGGACCCCGCCGGCAACGCCGCCCACGTGGGATCGCGGGTGAAGGTCACCGGCCAGCCACGCAAGCAGTGGCTGAGCCTGTGTGCGGAGGCGGCACAGCTCGCCGCGGACACCGTGCGGGAGGCGCTCGCCGACGAGTCCCACGGTTTCACCGGCCTGCACGTCGCGGCGGCGCTGACCGACGGTCTTGGCGTGGGGGACACGGTCGTGCTCGGGGCGTCCAACCCCGTGCGGGACGCGTCCCTCGCCGGGCTTCCGTTCGGCGGCCTGGACACCTTCGCCCCCCGGGGCGCCGCGGGTATCGACGGCACCGTATCCCAGGCCGTCGGAGTTGCCCTGGCCACGCAGTCACGTGACCCGGAGGCGGTCCGCGCACCCCGCACGGTGGCGCTGCTGGGGGACGTGACGTTCCTGCACGACGTCGGCGGCCTGCTCATCGGGCCGGAGCAGCCGACCCCCGAGAACCTCACCATCGTGGTGGCCAACGACGACGGCTGTGGCATCTTCGAGTCCCTGGAGATCGGGGCGGAGGGCCTGCGGGACTCATTCGAGCAGGCCTTCGGCACGCCGCACGGCATGGACCTGGCTGCCCTGTGTGACGCGTACGGAGTGCGGCACCGGGCCGTCGATACGCTTCCCGAGCTCATCATGACGTTGGAGGACTCCGTCGAAGAGCCCGCTGGTTTCCAGGTGATCGAGGCCGTGACCACCCGGGGGACACGAAGGGCGCTGGACGCGGCGCTGTCCCTGTGA
- a CDS encoding DUF3592 domain-containing protein: MRVRRETVRRRLHQLVMALLACALLGAVAMVAGSAINDRTISANPGRAMATVTGESLLRTTVDYQDDQGVYHSPPGGLLYPTGIGPGQNVWVTYAKSDPDLVKVEGRRWTLSIVPALSVVVVSVVLAVLLWGLVNWATAATRNYRSPRFSGEETRA; this comes from the coding sequence GTGAGGGTCCGGCGGGAGACCGTCCGGAGACGGCTGCACCAGCTGGTCATGGCGCTGCTCGCGTGCGCACTGCTCGGGGCCGTGGCCATGGTGGCCGGATCCGCGATCAACGACCGCACGATCAGCGCGAATCCCGGCCGGGCGATGGCGACCGTCACCGGGGAGAGCCTGCTCCGGACGACGGTGGACTACCAGGATGACCAGGGGGTCTACCACTCGCCACCCGGCGGGCTGCTCTATCCCACGGGGATCGGCCCCGGCCAGAATGTCTGGGTGACGTACGCCAAGTCGGACCCCGACCTGGTGAAGGTCGAGGGGAGACGGTGGACGTTGTCCATCGTTCCGGCGCTCAGTGTGGTGGTGGTGTCCGTCGTGCTCGCCGTACTACTGTGGGGGCTTGTCAACTGGGCTACCGCAGCGACGAGGAACTATCGGTCACCCAGGTTTAGCGGAGAGGAAACCCGAGCTTAA
- a CDS encoding glycosyltransferase family 4 protein, with the protein MRVAIVAESFLPNVNGVTNSVLRVLEHLKSEGHDAVVIAPGARDHQEEIPDYLGFPIVRVPTVRVPLIDSLPIGVPNTAVYETLVEYRPDVVHLASPFVLGGSGSFAARQLKIPTVALYQTDVAGFATKYHLGPLATAAWEWTRTIHNQCQLTLAPSSETIADLERHGIQNVHHWGRGVDTVRFDPTKRDRALRKSWDPSGRKKIVGFVGRLAPEKGVHRLYSVAGRPDIQLVIVGDGPSRAELQSRMPGAIFTGALGGEELAKAYASLDLFVHAGEFETFCQAIQEAQASGVPTIGPRAGGPVDLINEGINGLLLDVDTFAEDLPAAVDWILDDSRHATLQAGARESVAGKSWHALGVQIVGYYEQAIEAARTAPRSIFGRRVELPAWVSRASHGRVA; encoded by the coding sequence ATGCGTGTAGCTATCGTGGCGGAGTCGTTTCTTCCCAATGTCAACGGAGTGACCAATTCGGTGCTCCGGGTGCTGGAGCACCTCAAGTCCGAGGGTCATGACGCGGTCGTTATCGCCCCGGGTGCACGCGACCACCAGGAGGAGATCCCGGATTACCTGGGATTCCCCATCGTCCGCGTTCCCACCGTCCGCGTCCCGCTCATTGACTCGCTCCCCATCGGCGTCCCCAACACCGCGGTGTACGAGACCCTGGTGGAGTACCGCCCCGACGTCGTGCACCTGGCCAGCCCCTTTGTGCTCGGCGGCTCGGGTTCCTTCGCGGCCCGGCAGCTGAAGATCCCGACCGTCGCGCTCTATCAGACCGACGTCGCGGGATTCGCCACCAAGTACCACCTCGGCCCGCTCGCCACCGCGGCCTGGGAGTGGACCCGGACGATCCACAACCAGTGCCAGCTCACCCTCGCGCCGTCGTCGGAGACCATCGCCGACCTTGAGCGCCACGGCATTCAGAACGTGCATCACTGGGGGCGCGGCGTGGACACCGTGCGCTTCGACCCCACCAAGCGGGACCGGGCGCTGCGCAAGTCCTGGGATCCCTCCGGGCGCAAGAAGATCGTCGGCTTCGTCGGCCGCCTGGCCCCCGAGAAGGGCGTCCACCGCCTCTACTCCGTCGCCGGCCGCCCGGACATCCAGCTGGTCATCGTGGGTGACGGCCCGTCCCGCGCCGAACTGCAGTCCCGGATGCCGGGGGCGATCTTCACCGGTGCGCTCGGCGGGGAGGAACTGGCCAAGGCCTACGCCTCCCTGGACCTGTTTGTGCACGCGGGCGAGTTCGAGACCTTCTGCCAGGCCATCCAGGAGGCCCAGGCCTCGGGCGTGCCCACCATCGGCCCCCGCGCCGGCGGACCCGTCGACCTCATCAACGAGGGGATCAACGGACTGCTGCTCGACGTGGACACCTTCGCCGAGGACCTGCCCGCGGCCGTGGACTGGATCCTCGACGACTCCCGCCACGCCACCCTCCAGGCCGGTGCCCGGGAGTCCGTCGCCGGCAAGTCCTGGCATGCGCTCGGCGTGCAGATCGTCGGCTACTACGAGCAGGCCATCGAGGCCGCCCGGACCGCGCCGCGCAGCATCTTCGGTCGCCGGGTCGAACTGCCGGCCTGGGTCTCCCGCGCCTCCCACGGGCGGGTCGCTTAG
- a CDS encoding demethylmenaquinone methyltransferase, which produces MARADLDKQPFDVASMFNDVGEKYDLTNTVISFGQDRRWRRRTRERLNLSPGEKVLDVAAGTAVSTVELAKSGAWCVACDFSPGMLAAGKHRDVPKVVSDAMHLPFADETFDAVTITYGLRNVHDYRAALREFARVTKPGGRLNINEFSTPVVPVFGTVYKEYLTRLLPKMARVVSSNPASYEYLAESIRAWPGQEELAAEINRNGWDEAGWQNLSLGIVAMHSAVKA; this is translated from the coding sequence GTGGCAAGAGCAGACCTGGACAAACAACCCTTCGATGTCGCGTCGATGTTCAACGACGTCGGCGAGAAGTACGACCTCACCAACACCGTCATCTCCTTCGGGCAGGACCGGCGTTGGCGGCGTCGCACCCGGGAACGGCTGAACCTGAGCCCCGGGGAAAAGGTGCTCGACGTCGCGGCCGGCACCGCTGTCTCCACCGTGGAGCTGGCCAAGTCCGGCGCCTGGTGTGTGGCCTGCGACTTCTCGCCGGGAATGCTCGCCGCCGGCAAACACCGCGACGTGCCCAAGGTCGTGAGCGATGCCATGCACCTACCCTTCGCGGACGAGACTTTCGATGCCGTCACCATCACCTACGGGCTGCGCAACGTGCACGACTACCGCGCCGCCCTGCGGGAGTTCGCCCGGGTGACCAAACCCGGCGGGCGGCTGAACATCAACGAGTTCTCCACGCCGGTCGTGCCCGTGTTCGGCACCGTGTACAAGGAGTACCTCACCCGTCTGCTGCCGAAGATGGCGCGCGTGGTCTCCTCCAACCCGGCCTCCTACGAGTACCTCGCGGAGTCGATCCGGGCCTGGCCTGGCCAGGAGGAACTCGCTGCAGAGATCAACCGGAACGGCTGGGACGAGGCGGGCTGGCAGAACCTGTCGCTCGGCATCGTGGCCATGCACTCGGCGGTCAAGGCCTAA